The sequence GGCAGGGAGAAACTCGATCAGAATCTGCCTATTCTTTCTTTGATGCATGTCAAATAGCCTCATGACCGTGCGCATAACGGTAACTTAACATCTTATATCGTTTTGATTACATTTGGCAGCCTGCAAATATTTGCAGGCTGCTTGCTTGTATTATGTAAATATGAAGTATTTCAATGATTCATATCGCACGACCGCTTTCTCAACCGTTACACTTCTGGCGGTTTCGTTGCTTTGCGTTGCACTTTTTGCAGCGACGTTACCTGCGAAAACATTTGCTGCGAGTACGGCTGCTCAGATCGCTGATGCGAGACAAAAGGCAACCGCTGCGCGCGCTCAGCAGGATCGGCTTGCAAATGATCTCGAGTCTGCTTCAGAAGATTACAGCCAAGCTGCATCGAACCTGCAGAGCACCAAGTCCGATATTTTTGTTGCGGAAAATAAACTCAAAGTCGCCCAGACAAACTATGATGCGGCGCAGCTTCAGTTGAATAATCGTGCTGCTTCCATTTATAAAAGTGAAGGTTTGACCATGTTCGACGTCATCTTGGGAGCTTCCAGTTTCTCAGAATTGGCGACTCGTCTCGGCTTGATGTCTCTTCTCAGCGAGCAAGACTCACAATTGCTTTCGACAATCCGTGCTTCGAAATCACAGCTGGAGTATGCCAAGTACGATCTCGACGCCAAGAAAAAGTCTCAAACGGAAACAGCGCAAAGCCTTATCGAGAAGAAGCGCACGATGGAAGCATTGTACGCGGAACAACAGCAAGAGCTTAATTCGCTGAACGGTACGATAAAAAAATTAATTGCCCAGCAACGTGCGGATGCTGAAAAAGCTGCTCGAGCTTTTGGGAGTTTAGGATCGAACAGATCCGTTGTGGGGGGCCGCAAGTTTTTAGGAGCGGGTTCTTTGGGACAACCGCATCCGGGCGTCGTCGCCGAAGCCGAAAAATACATCGGACGCCCGTACCATTGGGGATCTTCCGGCGGTATTTGCAAAATTCACGGCGGCCCTGCCGCGTGTTTCGACTGCTCCGGTCTTACACAGTATTGCTATAATTCGATAGGAATCAGTATTCAGCGCAACAGCCGAGCTCAGTATCGGGATGAATCGAGTGCATTCATACCTGCAGATAGGAAAGATTTGCTCGAACCCGGTGATCTGTTGTTCTTCGGTTACGATGCAAATCCCAATCGAATCCATCATGTCACCATCTATGCCGGTGAAGGTTTGATGATTCATGCGCCTCAAACCGGAATGCAGGTTT comes from Coriobacteriia bacterium and encodes:
- a CDS encoding C40 family peptidase — its product is MKYFNDSYRTTAFSTVTLLAVSLLCVALFAATLPAKTFAASTAAQIADARQKATAARAQQDRLANDLESASEDYSQAASNLQSTKSDIFVAENKLKVAQTNYDAAQLQLNNRAASIYKSEGLTMFDVILGASSFSELATRLGLMSLLSEQDSQLLSTIRASKSQLEYAKYDLDAKKKSQTETAQSLIEKKRTMEALYAEQQQELNSLNGTIKKLIAQQRADAEKAARAFGSLGSNRSVVGGRKFLGAGSLGQPHPGVVAEAEKYIGRPYHWGSSGGICKIHGGPAACFDCSGLTQYCYNSIGISIQRNSRAQYRDESSAFIPADRKDLLEPGDLLFFGYDANPNRIHHVTIYAGEGLMIHAPQTGMQVSETSLSLRSDYVGAVRP